Part of the Impatiens glandulifera chromosome 8, dImpGla2.1, whole genome shotgun sequence genome is shown below.
ACTGATAGGGGGAATAACCGATTGTGTGAGtgcataatttaaatagcgctggtgaccctctttttttaatgacaattgtacccttgcgtgacgcaaccgaattttattttatttttttcaaaaaaaaattttcgtctcgcgattgcgtaacgcaactggtGCATTTTCgttcaaaaaaaattcataattaaaaatttttgaaaaataaaaaaataaaaaattgcatcACGCAACCTCAGGTTGCCTGAcggggcattttcgtccaaaaacagtaaaatGGGTCAccaacactttttttttatcctcGGCACTTTCCGCATTTCACCCATTTTTGAGGGTCATCTTCTCAAATTCCCCGATTGAGTTGGGGATGACGAAGAACGATGTTTTTGTCACTTAgttctcattatatatatatatatatttaaaattaaaatttaataaaataaaatgttttaattaataaattaagtaatttgttaaaataaaatttaaaattattaaaaaaataaataaaataaaactcaagCAACTCTCATGGGCTATTTAGGTAAATATGAGATGGATAGTGGAGAATCTTGAGAGAAAACCCTAAAATTTTCTCTAAAAGAAAGCAACCGTTCACTCTATCTCTCTCATTTCTTTGTATGATTCTCCTTCTGAATGGCGTCATCTTCCCGATCTCACGGTCAGGGAAGAAAACCATATCGTTGGTCGGAGAAAGAGGCGTCGTCGTCTGCTGTTAAGCGCCGTCCAGGAAAAGAACTGGCTGAAACTCGAAACTGGCTGGAAGATCTTCCGCGAGATGTCACTATAGCTATGCTTCAAAAGGTTGGGACAATTGACATACTGGAGAATATCCAGAAAGTATGCGTCTCTTGGCGTAAAATCTGCAAAGATCCTACGTTGTGGCGATCCATCGACATGCGTAACACCGGTGATTTCCAGGACATGCCTTATGATCTTGTTGAAATGACCAAGCACGCTATAGATCGAAGCTGTGGTCAATTGCTTGATATTAACCTTGAGTATTTCGGTAATAACGATCTACTCAAGTATATTACTGACAGGTATATAGATGATTCTCCCTTATAGATATCCTATAAACTCATATTCATGTGGTAAATTTCTGTAATTAGAACTTTGCAGTATTTGTCTTTGTAAATTATTGAACGAATTGTAATGAAAATGAGTTTTAGTACTAATTTATATGGGTAAATCCTAATGTCAGAATAATTTACAAGAATATTTGTTCTTTAGTCTAATTGAATGAAGCTAAAATGAGTTAACAATATCTAGTTCAGTCACTTCGAACTTGTAATGAAATACTGTCAAATGAAAGGAACTTAATCTTATAGAAGTCTTAAACATAATGTGTATTGTCCTGAGTTCATAACGAATCTTCCTGTTCCTAGTTTAAGATAGTCTTCCATCTCCTGGTGGATTGAGGAAAGATCAAACTCAATTTTGAATGATGTTGGTTTGCTTAAATTGCATATCAATTACATCTTTAGGGTGGACAAGAGGATCTGAAAGCAGCAATTGggtcttttttttcatttgattgGCTTATTATAGactatatagtatttttttttaactatctttttcttaaacatgattttctatatttttactGTTTTATTGTTGTGCATCATTGTATTCATGTCAAGAATAGGCCAGAGAAATGCCAGCAACCAAATCAGTCTATCAGTCCTTCATATTGATAATCCTTTGCTTCTCAccaaataataagaaaattgtATATTCATAGGTTTTTGTGACCAGAAGGTCCTTTTGAATCtctattttgtcttttttattttgttcatgaGACATGTTTGACTTGCTGCTTGTTTGGGCCCTTGGGGAACTTACATTGACTTTCTATTCAGTACAAATCAGCTGAGACGTCTTCGAATAGTACTGTGCTGGGCCATTTCAGATGAGGGAATAAGTGAAGCTGCTAAAAAACTACCATATATGGAAGAACTTCATATTTATTTTGGGAACATTACAAATGTAGGTCTTGAAAATGTTGGGCGCAGCTGCCCGAGTTTGAAATCACTGACATATAATCAACAAGGGGTTGTGTTGCCTCTAATGGATTCTGATGAGGATGAAGTTGATCTCAATGTTGACGCACTTGCTATCTCAAGAACAATGCCTCAGTTGCATCACCTTAGCCTCTTTGGGAATCAAATGACGAACGAAGGCTTGGAAGCCATTCTCGACGCTTGCCCTCATCTAGAATCACTTGATCTTAGACAGTGCTTTGGGATAAACTTATCTGGTCCATTGGGCAAAAGATGTTCTTCATCCATTAAGGCACTCCGCCTTCCAGATGACTCTACTTCTGATTATGAGTTCGACGCAACAGTTTACAAAGGATGTGGCTATAATTCATATGATGATGATTATCTTCCTGGATTTTCTGATACAGACCTAGTAACCGATGATGATGAAGACTACGCCTCTTTAGGATATGATTCGTTTGATGACAATGAGAATGTCTCCGATGTAGACTTCTTATGAAGGAAAAATGAAATAGGTACGCACactaaatatttcatttctGCATCCTTTATATAATGTTGCctctattttattcatttagcCAAAACCATTAGATGTACATAGAGTTATGTTTACGTGAAAAACATTCTTCACTTATGAAGATGTACATACATATGTTGTAGTAGTAGGTGGATTCTGTGGTTCATTTCCCCCTTGGAGCACTCTAAATATTTTGTAGTGTATATGTTTTTTAACTAAGTTTACTTATCAGTATTCTGCTAtggtatttttttcataaaaataataataatatttttgctATGGTATATTTCAAGTCCCTTCTTTTTTTACTGTTAAGCTTGTGTTTAGTGTTAATATAGGTGACTGACTTGCTTAAGCTGTTGCTTATGtcttttcatttattagatgagtgaaaaatgaagaatatttggAGAGAAATTGATATATGGGTTGTGTTGTATGAACAGCATACTTCTACTCATCTATGGACAAAAGTAAGATCAGCTTTTTGTGTCAAATTATTGAGTCTTGAGACCCTACTACAGCCCCTTACACTGTTATATATAGATGGGACTGGAAGTCCCTTCCACCAAATTAATGGTGGATTCCTTTTGGTGATTTTTTCTTGTGTAATAAACTAAAGACAAAACTAATACTCTGTATCCCAATTGATGGCGCCACTAAAGAATTTGGCCATGTTTGCCCATTCACAAGAAATTTTTAGGATTGGTTTGATtcagggttatttgaataacgaAGTGGTTATTGCCAAATAACGTTGTTTGATATAGGTTATGTTGATAGGTATTTTAGTAGAAAGCCATTcatgtaatgtttttttaaataagatattttaatatttagttgatAATATGAATGATGTGATTTGAGTAGATTATTGATTCTGATTAGTAAGTTATTTAAATCAAACATTAACCTAACCAAcatgtattatatattattcaccTTAGACattaaagattatataaaaagaattaacaATTCTAATCATTGGGTAGAGTTGGCTACTGATAATACATAATACATGTTGGCTTTGTTAATGTTTCAGCTCGATATaactttttgtttgtttgtttgcttGTTTGTTCAGGATCAGGGTTTTTGGTTTAGCTCGACTAATCCCTAGGGGAGGCTAGCATAACAGCTTACCGCCATTATCATTAAGTTACTATGTCGAGTAAACGTTTGAATATGTACATAAGATGTGATGTGAAAACTTTTGaactttttttggtttttaagtTTTCTCTTTCAAACTCAGTTGAATTCAATTACTTTGTGTCAAGTTTGCTCTTCATTGATCCTCTGAGTTTCAAATGTTTCTTCTCAccatataaaaagaaaatggtATCTTGGATATTTATTGATagttttttttgtctttttcgATCTATATTTGTCTTTTTGCATGTTTATCTTAAACCTATAATCACTTGATCTTAAGGTAGTGATTTAGAATAAACTTATCTGGTTCATTAGCACTCTACTGATGATTTTGAGACTCTGTGAGAAAGTTTATGTTTGAAATTGGTAAGTTCCTTGCATCAAATTAATGGTGAATTCCTTTTGGTGATCTTTTCTTTTGTTAagatataaaagtaaaaaaaaataattaaatttaaacaataaactaaattagtttaaaaagaatgaactttttttaatttgatttgaaacataatttaaaagactaatatttaacttttaagaAAAAACAGAATAATATAAAACTGATTTTAAATGAGctcattatttttgtttatatatatttatgttacaATAATGTAGCTTGTTTTTATACAgatcaattaattaaactataaatattttcattaatataaaacataagcatttttgagaaaattaaagagaactagcatgacagtCATGGAGTCAAATTTTGTCTGATGGATTCGAATTCGTGACATTTTAGTAtcttaagtcgactcttactattgggctaccttggtggggtgttttaatgtatttttatgaTCTAGTTAAAATGACTAAGCGCGTTATAAGTCGAAGATGTGGTAAATTGCATGATATTAAGTATTAACCTAATGTATTTAGGTAAAAATCGATCTTCTCACATGTATATTACTGACaggtatatataataattctaaaatccATTTCACATATTCATgtgtaaattaatttgattaggaCTTTGCAGTGTTTGTCCTTGTAAATCATTGAAAGAATTGTAATGAAAATGAGTTTTAGTACTAATTTATATTGCTAAATCCTAATGTCagaataatttatcatattcaGGACAAGCACTCAGTGATAATTGAATGATGTTGGTTTGCTTAAATTGCATATCAATTACATCTTTAGGTTAGACAAGAGGATCTGAATTCCGAAAGCAGCATTTAGGTCCTTTTTTTCCATTTGATTGGCTTATCATAGactatatagtatttttttgaACTATCTTTTTCTTGCAAcataattttctatatttttactGTTGTATTGTTGTGCATCATTGTATCCATGTCAATAAGGCCAGAGAAATTCCTTCATTGTTCATGGTCTTTTGAATTTTGTGacaaatctaaaatattgaTAACCCTTTGCTGAGACTGTGTTGGTACAATTCAGATGAAGGATTAAGTGAAACTGCTAAATAGCTACCATCTATGGAAGAACTTCACATTTATTATGGGAACGTTACAAATGTAGGTCTTGAAAATGTTGGGCGCAGCTGCCCGAGTTTGAAATCACTGACATACAATCAAAAAGGGTTAAGTTGCCTATAATGGGTAATGAAATTGATCCCAATGTTGATGCACTTGCTATGTCAAGAACAATGCCTCAGTTGCATCATCTTAGCCTCTTAGCGAATCAGATGTCGAACAAAGGCCTGGAAGCCATTCCGCTTGCCCTCATCTAGAATCACTTGATATTAGACAGTGCTTTAAGATAAACTTATCAGGTCCATTGGGCAAAAGATGTCTTTGTGAAAAACATTCTTCACTTACAACATACATATGTTGTAGTTGTATAGGTGGATTCTAGTGTTAATATAGGTGACTGACTTGCTTAAGTTGCTGCTTATGtcttttcatttattagattttgaatgaaaaatgaagaatgaagaatatttgaagagaaataaatatatgggttatttgaaCAGCATACTACTgctacttaatatatatatggacaATAATAAGATAAGCTTTTGTGTCAAATTATTGAGCCTTGAGACCCTACTACAGCCCCTaacactattatatatggaTGGGACTAGAAGTCCCTTCCACCAAATTAATGGTAGATTCCTTTTGgtgattttttcttttgtaaactAAAGacaaaactatttattttgatcaaataaaatTGCCAAACTAATACTCTATATCCCAATTGATGGCTCCACTAAGAAGATCATGTTTTCCCATTCACAAGAGATTTTTAGGCttggtttgatttagggttatttgaataatgaaATGATTATCGAAAGGTATTTGAGTAGAAAGACATTCCTGTAACAAATATGtactgttttttttaataagatatttaGTTGATAATATGAATGATGTGATTTGAGTAGATTATTGATTGTGATTAGTAAGTTATTTCAAATTAGTCCCAAGTAACTCACATCAAACATTAACCTAGCCTACATAGcctgtattatatatattattcaccTTAAGACATTAAAAATTACATCaccataaaaacaatatataaaaaattaacaattcttATCATTGAGTAGAGTTTGCTACTGATAATGCATAATACATGTTGGTTTGGTTAATGTTTCATCTGGATATAACTTAATGTTTGTTTGTATGTTCAGGATCAGGGTTTTTGGCTGCATAGCTAGACTAATATCTAGGGGAGGCTAGCATAACAGCTTATTGCCATgtatcattaaattattatgttgaATAAACGTTTGAATATGTTCACGAAATGTGCTCTTTCCATCCATTTTTTTAAGTGTGATTAATTCCCGTGGGTTAACcacataacccgcaaacacacttaattatttaactagGTGCAGAATTTGTCGTctaacgggctcgaacccaggacctcaggAATGATGTGGA
Proteins encoded:
- the LOC124911905 gene encoding F-box protein SKIP19-like, with the translated sequence MASSSRSHGQGRKPYRWSEKEASSSAVKRRPGKELAETRNWLEDLPRDVTIAMLQKVGTIDILENIQKVCVSWRKICKDPTLWRSIDMRNTGDFQDMPYDLVEMTKHAIDRSCGQLLDINLEYFGNNDLLKYITDSTNQLRRLRIVLCWAISDEGISEAAKKLPYMEELHIYFGNITNVGLENVGRSCPSLKSLTYNQQGVVLPLMDSDEDEVDLNVDALAISRTMPQLHHLSLFGNQMTNEGLEAILDACPHLESLDLRQCFGINLSGPLGKRCSSSIKALRLPDDSTSDYEFDATVYKGCGYNSYDDDYLPGFSDTDLVTDDDEDYASLGYDSFDDNENVSDVDFL